The region CTCGAACGCCGACATCACCATCAAGGCCACCGGCATGCAGTGGAAATGGGGCTATGACTACCTGAAAGGCGAGGGCGAAGGCATTTCCTTCCTTTCCAACCTGGCCACGCCGCGCTCGCAAGTGGGCGCGCCAGGCGTGCCGCCGACGGAAAAACGCGGTGAAAACTACCTGATCGAAGTCGACAACGAAGTCGTGGTACCGGTCAATAAGAAGATCCGCGTGGTGCTGACGGCCAACGACGTCATCCACGCCTGGTCCGTGCCCGCCTTCGGCGTCAAGCAGGATGCGATTCCCGGCTTCGTGCGCGACACCTGGTTCAAGGCCGACCATATCGGCACCTTCCGCGGCAATTGCGCCGAGCTGTGCGGCAAGGAACACGCGTTCATGCCCATCGTTGTGAAGGTCGTGTCCAACGAAGACTACAAGGCCTGGGTTGATGTAAAACAAAAGGAAATGGCGGCATTGGCTGATGATCCAAGCAAGGTGTGGACCATCGATGAATTGAAGGTCAAGGGCGAGAAAGTGTATGCGGCCAACTGCGTGGTCTGCCACCAGGCGACAGGCAAGGGCGTGCCAGGTGCGTTCGCGCCGCTGGACGGCTCGGCCGTGGTGAACGGTCCGAAAGCGGAACAGATCCACGTCTTGCTGAACGGGCAAAAGAGCGGCAAGTATCCGGCTGAAATGCCAGCCTGGAAACAGCTGTCCGACACGGAAATTGCCGCAGTGATCACTTACACGCGCAATACCTGGTCGAACAAGGCCGCAGAGAACATCGTTCAACCAGCCGAAATCGTGGCTGCACGCAAGTAATTAGGAGCCGTATATGAGTACTAGCACCTTGGATCACGCCGGTCACGATCACGACCATGCCCACGACCACCCGACTGGCTACCGCCG is a window of Janthinobacterium rivuli DNA encoding:
- the coxB gene encoding cytochrome c oxidase subunit II produces the protein MTHAKRLQSLLLGLSLTAFGIGRWATAAPAAGTYPGTGGPVPFEMNLQPPATQIAHEIYDLHTLMMIICLVIFVAVFGVMFYSIFKHRKSLGHKPATFHESTTVEIAWTVVPFLIVIGMALPATRTVVGMKDTSNADITIKATGMQWKWGYDYLKGEGEGISFLSNLATPRSQVGAPGVPPTEKRGENYLIEVDNEVVVPVNKKIRVVLTANDVIHAWSVPAFGVKQDAIPGFVRDTWFKADHIGTFRGNCAELCGKEHAFMPIVVKVVSNEDYKAWVDVKQKEMAALADDPSKVWTIDELKVKGEKVYAANCVVCHQATGKGVPGAFAPLDGSAVVNGPKAEQIHVLLNGQKSGKYPAEMPAWKQLSDTEIAAVITYTRNTWSNKAAENIVQPAEIVAARK